A single Amphiura filiformis chromosome 8, Afil_fr2py, whole genome shotgun sequence DNA region contains:
- the LOC140158385 gene encoding protocadherin-10-like: MVIKSPENECVDIILPENAVLETYVCRVLAVDMDYPGTDNSRITYELSGDNKDKFEIRKDGAPGYGYIYLNWSLDREFQDSYTLTVLAKDNGNPILSTPPLDIEIDVGDINDVLPVFTIPPVRVIYYAPVDPGVQVTAVTPEDDDIYPNDIIMCRLSGSDKF; this comes from the exons ATGGTGATCAAAAGTCCAGAA AATGAATGTGTTGATATAATCTTACCAGAGAATGCTGTCTTAGAAACCTATGTTTGCCGTGTCCTAGCAGTAGATATGGATTATCCAGGCACTGATAACTCCAGGATCACATATGAATTAAGTGGAGACAACAAAG aCAAGTTTGAGATTCGCAAGGATGGTGCACCTGGTTATGGCTATATATACCTCAACTGGTCACTGGATAGAGAATTCCAAGATTCATACACCTTAACTGTGCTG GCCAAGGATAATGGCAACCCTATTCTCAGCACTCCTCCATTGGATATAGAGATTGATGTTGGAGACATCAATGATGTGCTACCAGTATTCACAATTCCACCAGTAAGAGTTATCTATTATGCACCTGTTGACCCTGGTGTACAA GTAACAGCAGTAACACCAGAGGATGATGATATTTATCCCAATGACATCATTATGTGCAGACTGTCTGGTTCTGATAAGTTTTAG